The window gaaattccagtttcggtttggtttcggttttggtgcggtttggttttggtttgtcttcgatttcttaaatcgatttgtaatcgggttggttttgatttttggtctagtttggattcgactttcaatacaaatatatacaaaactatgcaaattttgaatttttttaatgaattttggagtgtttcggtttcttaccggtttggttttagtttcgatccgggttttgagccggtttcggtttgatttcgggttcatccggtttctggtgcgattcggtttggttttggggttgcaatactccaaaccgaaccgaaccaataaagtttcggtttggttcgatCTATGTTattatcggttcggtccagccaattttaccggttcgatttaggaattgacgCCCCTAAATAGGATGTTGGTTTTCTTGGCACACATACAAGCTTAACCTCAATGCTTTAATGACCTTGTATTCAACCTTGAGGCCACAGTTTCTAGGCTTGATAGAGGTAGAGCTTACAATGTAGAAAGTCAGTTAAAGAATCTTTTTATGTCAAGTAAAGTATATAAAACTAGTCTTCTTTCTTCACCTTGGGAGTCTTTACTAACTTTACCATTGCCCAATCAATTGTACAAGCAGTTGTGTCATTTTCACCAAGTATCATATCTACAACttatatttatcaaaataaaaaagatatatatatatatatattcttatttctttttttattcattattattatGAAGAANNNNNNNNNNNNNNNNNNNNaaaaaaaaaaaaaaaaaaagaagctcacTTAGGATGTTTACAAGAATAGATTTTATATGAGATCATCCTTTTATTAAGACGATCTTTTACGTGACGCATATGTATGGATATGTTTATAcatatcaatttttttgggtaaaaagacGAGCCTATCATCATACATGTGAATATAAATATatgatattttaaataagaatgCTTGTTTTAATATATCAGGAACACAAATATCTATTGAAGATGAAGATCAGTTGGATTAGAATCATTAAAGAAACTTGAACTGTTGGATTAAAATCACTATAGNNNNNNNNNNNNNNNNNNNNaaaaaaaaaaatgatatttcatatcaaaatcTATGTAGATATATTATATAGTGAACGGCTCTGATCATTGGTAACGCAGCCCGGTCAAATGGGGCAGAGCGGCCAATTCCCGATTTGATCCGCTCCAGTAACCATTTTGCAAATTGGTCTAAGGGGAATCGGGGATCCGAGGCAGTTCGGATCTGATTGGATAGGTAGCCCGAAATTCCGAATTCCTCAATCCATGCCCATCACCCCTTAGTCTCCCGACCCCGCcctattttattcttttcaaaACAGATTAGAAATGCCGCTTTCACAGGTCTGACTCACAACTTTGGAGCTATTTTCCTTCCTCTGCAGTTCTGCTACTGATTTTGCTCAATTCCATAGTTGTTCTATCATCGATCAGTGCTTTTAGCTCTAATGGCGGTGAGTACTTCTACGATTATTTATATATTTGCATTATATTTGTAGTAACTTTCAATTGGTGCGTTTGAGCTATAAAAATTAAGATAGTAGATTGACCTATCTGTTAGGGTTTATGATGTTCGGTTTAGGCTTTGTGAAAAATTTTCTCAAATGGAAGGAACTCTGGGGTTTGATGTTGTATTTTAGCAACAGGGTAGGTTGTAATCGCTACCACTGTAGACTTTGAATCCAGCGACCTGCTTTTGACTCCTGGTAGGGTTAGTGTCAATCAATAAGTTGGAACAACTTCATAAGCATATCTTCGAAGTCGTGTAGTTTAGAATATCTTTATGTCTGCCACACGAAAGTTGAAGTGCATACTTTATTCCATACAAACCTACTAGTTTTTTTTAGGATCCGCTGTGATaatgtgatttttctttttttgcatgTCCACCCAAATCCGTATGTGTTTTTCTTGCCTGCCCCGCCTGTTCACTGGTTGCGGTTGTGATTGGTCTGTCAAGTTGAGTTCTGGGTTCAGTTTAGCCATGCCCAGAGCCAAACCTCACTGCCTACCATCGTTAGTTGTATTTCCTTGAAACAGTGACAgactgctattttttttttgtttgtctgTCAAGGGAACGAACTTACCGTTATCAAATTCTCATGACAATTTGCTAAAGTGGTGGATAAGAAGTTGCATATTCGCTCACATTTGTGACCTCAGATAAACATAATGGGGAGAGGATTTTAGCGATGTGTCAAATGGAGAAGATGTAGCCCATGTCAGGGTTAAAGTTGGGATTAAGGATAGGGTAAATAGATGTCGAAGTATCTGAATGAATATTCAAGTTGCATAATTTTGTTAAATTTCTGATGGTCTCTTACCAATTGTTTGAGAAAGAGGTGGAGGCCTTTTTCATGGCCATTAAGGAAAGTCAGAAGAAAAAAGGATTTCTCAAGGATGAGAAGGTGAACATCAAGATAAAGAGATTCTAGGTCGTGCATATTCTCAAGAAAAATTGGGACCTGAATTaagatataaaataaaaagtaaaatatcTGAGGTTAGGGTTATGTTTAGAGAGAAGTATCTCTTGGTTGCAGGtccatagaaaatattttacaaCAAATGGATGCAAGTGGAATGATGTCATTAAAGTTTTGTTGATGCAACAATAAACTTGAACTAAATGACCTTCACTTGTTCTATACAAAAAGAATATTGTCAGATTGAGTCACATGATAAATATTTTAGATAAAAAACCATATCAGAAAAGGATTTAGGTTGCCATACAAGCACTGACCTTGTCATCAGGTTTGTTACAATGAATCaccagtgtttttttttttttttttttttttaatggtgaaAGAAGCTGATATGAATATGTGACTATTAGATCATCAANNNNNNNNNNNNNNNNNNNNATGCTTGCTAGATGACTTATTTTGTTGGGTGTAGATGGGTCTATGTGACAAGGATGTTTTACCCATTTAAGTGGTCAATTTTGAGCCTGACACAAGCAGCATTACATTGTTTAAATgttgatttaatattttataaaaaaaaaaaaaatctattcagCAATGGTGCTGTCGAGTCGATTATCCAATATCCAAACTAGTGTAGTGAGTTAATGGCTCATTGTCATTTCAGTTTGAACTATTGGTGTTCTGTGGATATGATTTCTAGAATTTGGTTTTCTTTCCACTCCGCACTATCTAGTGTTGTTGACTGGTGAGGAATGTCATGCCACAATTTTCATGCGGTAaattttatgtttcttaatggagtagagaaagaaagaatcatTATTATGGTAGAGCTGTGTAGACATGCTTGAGAATATAACTTGGGGAGCTCTGCTGAGAAACTAAAACAaagtgaattaaaatgtataaggTTAAATTAACTTACAATTATGCAGTTTGAGAGGGAATCATATAGCCGTGTACAATGGCATGCACTTAATTGTACCGCTTGATGACATTTGCACCATGTAATGATAGATCTTTTTGTCTATATGCagttgaatttattttaataaaaaaatatgtctACAATGAGATTATATGGTAATTGAGTTTCTTCTGGGCCAGTGACTATAGAGGTCTgatattttaattcattttGTGCCTGTTCTTTTGTTATCTGATTTGCAGACTGTACCTGTGAACCCGAAACCTTTCTTGAACAATTTGACTGGAAAGCCTGTTATTGTGAAGCTTAAATGGGGAATGGAATACAAAGGTACTTTGTTTCAGCTGTGATTAGTTATATTTTCCTTTCCCCTTACCTTTCCTGGTTTTGGATCTCTGATTGTGCTGctaaattatttttatatagtattttttttttttgggcgtgGGTGTGTGCGTGTGTGACGGGCTTTGGCGTTATAGATCAACTTTTTTTGGGGCTGTATTCCTTTATATCATGTAATACTAGTGGATGGTACATGCTTGGCAAAATGATTCTTGCATTGTTAGTTTAAGGGAGTGATAGAAATTTCCTTTGTTAGAAAGATCTTCATATTTTTCGCCCTTGCTTTTAGcacaatcttcttagcttcGTATGTAGCAAATTTATGCCTTTTTAGATCCTCTACTTATTCCTATGCCTGGTCTTAAACTAGCTTTATTTGTCTTAATAGTTGCTTGAACCTCATCATCGCACCACCAAGTCTCCCCAAAGGAATGACGTTTTCCTTTCAATTCACCTAGGACATCTTTAGTAACCTTCTTAATTTAAAGAGCCATCTTGTTCCACATCCTATTAGTGTCTCACTCAAAGTTTCACTTTCCTTGATTGACCACTTTATCAGTATATGATTTCAAGGTATCTCCTTTCAAACACCACCACTTTATCCTAGGGAAAATAAGCCTTCTTACGATTCTCATAATGAGGCACATATCCGTGTCCACTAATTTATGTTGTGTGGTTAGGTATCTCCTTGGTATAACCTTATAGTATGTACATACAATCTTGCAGACCTTCTAGTTAGGAAGAAATCTATTCGGCTACTATGAATCTGTGGTTCCCGCTTTTGAAACTAACTAAATGCTCCTCTCTTTTTAAAGTAAGTGTTTACAGTTGGTAAATCACAAGCTACAACAAAGATCTAAATTGAGATCCCTTCGTAATTCCTCTCTCCAAAGCCATATTCTCCATGTACACCTTCATAGCCTTTATGATCTCTCCCGACATGTCCATGCAGATAACCCCCTATAATAATCTTTTCTCTTTGACTAAAACCTTGCACTAATCTATCCATGTGTTCCCGAAATTGTAACTTGCTATTTTCATTCAATCATGAAAGCGCTAATTATGTTGACAACCTCTTTCTCCAATACAAGCTTAATGGGTATAATCCTATCTCAATATCTTTTAACATCCACTACATCATTCTTTAAATCTTTATCCACCACTATGGCCACTCCACTTCTATTACTTTTATCCTCCGGATACCAAAGTTTAATATCGTTCAACTACTTaacttttttacccttccatcttGTCGCTTGAATACATGCTATGTTAatccttattttctttataacATTTATAAATTTTACTCTTACCCGTTAAAGATCCAATGTTTCAAGATGCTCGCTTGATCCTACACTTTTGGACTAACTTCTTTACCTGCACTCTTCCAAAATGCGAGAACCCTTGCCTATTTATCGCAGCATCCGGGTGCTGATGTGGTGGATCGCTTACAAGGGACGCCCTAGCTAACCCTTTCTCGCTTTTCACTACACTTGGGTCATAGAGTAGCTTGTTGCTTATTTTGGCAAGGAACACCCTAGCATAATGTTGATACTACAAGGTTCTAGAATCCATGCAAAAATGTTTTGGCTAGCGTTTTTCTCTGGTGCTGGCTGCTGACTTGACGCACCAATACCCTCCTCCTCTATCTGGACTTAAGACTGGCAGCAAATGCTGAGAAAGGACTGTTAACCTAAAAACAGGTGCAAAAGCATGTTATCTGCATATTGAATGCGATATGTGTATCACTATCCATACTTGGATTTCTGGAAATTAGTAGTACCATATTCCCGTATTAGTGTTCATATTCATATCTGTGTCTGAGCATGTTGGATTCCTTCTATGTTTCTTGTAATTCTTATTTTCacccttattttgtttttattctctaTATTTCAGGTTATCTTGTGTCCGTGGATTCATATATGAACTTGCAGGTACTACTTTTAGTTCTAAAAGTTGATTCAATACAATCATTTAAGGTCTTTATGCAGATTTTGTTCCTTGTATTTATTACGAACCTTGCTAGGTTGCTTGCTAGCTTGCAACCTATGATAATGAATATCTTTCTGATGAATATAGTACATGCATATTTCAGTCAACTATATTTGACAATGGGTTCCTGATCCCCTGAAACACCCTGGGATTGATGAATTTGCTGTCAAAGTTTGCAGTCCTTCCCTTGGAAATGGTTTGGAGTTTTTAAATGATAAACTGAAAAATCCAATTAACCATTGCTGGCGCAAGCAATACCTTTCCTGGTTGCTTTGAGTAGGTTAACCAAGGCTGTTGATGCGCCATTGGAAGTGAATTCCCCTGTCGTTTTGCCATAGACTTTTCTTATGTGTTCCCAGTACAATGTACTCATTTGAATATTTCGATTTCCATTATGACTAAAGAGATCCTTTCATGCAGCTGGCAAACACTGAAGAATATATTGATGGACAGTTCACAGGAAATCTTGGGGAGATTCTGATCAGGTAAGTGCCCCCAAGATCCAAGtgtaattttctttcattcttttcctctcctttctctGTGCCCGAACTAGATAAGGGGGAACAGAGAAGGGAGTTCCCAGGCTTTATTTACAATTGCGATTAAAATGGGAGATTCATGGGAACACCAAGTGTTGTGGGTAAAAGCTGGCCACAGGGCTGTCCAGAAACAGCaggaacattgtcaaacggtgcgTAAGTGTTGTGGGTAAAAGCTGGCCACAGGGCGACTATAGATAGTCCCACATCAGTGAGTGAAGGGAAGACCATGGTCCATGTAAGGATTGGAGCCCTCACTCCCTCATGGGGCCAGTTTAAAACTGTGGACAGTATTTTCAATGTTTGGTTCTCTTAACCTGTAGCTATATTCAGAGAAAAATCTTAGTATTAGCTCTAGATCGTGCCAAGTAGGGTGGTGGTTTTTGTTCTTTGACAATTCCAAATGGTCCCGTTTCATTCAGGTACGTATGTGGAATGTGGTTACACCTTAGTTTTATGATGACCCTTGCAATACCATGCCTTTTCCTGAACAAAATTGTTAACTAGATCTAGCCTTGAAGATTCGGATCAGTAATATGATCTTTTTGTTTCCCTGCATTGTGCCTGCAGATGTAATAACGTTCTTTATCTTCGTGGTGTACCGGAGGATGAAGAGCTCGAAGAGGCTGAACAAGATTAAGAGGATAATGCTTTGGCTTTCAATGCCATCCTACTTGAGAGATCGAAAATACGTTTTTCTTAAGTGCTTCTTAGCTAAGAGTTATGAGTTACTGAGTTTAAAGTCTTGAGATTAGGATGGTTGATTTTACAATTGTGGTCCTCAGCTTCTTGTTTGTCTATTTAATTAGTTCCTGCTGGACCATTTGGCCACCTAAGACAATTTTGTTAGGACAAGAACCAAATCATCCAATCACAAACTCACAAAAATAGCAATGAACACCAATTGAAGCTAAAGAGATTTGGAACGGTTTCGTTGGTCTCTGCAATCTAGGAGGTATCTTTGAATAAATATTGCCAACATCCTAGATGGCATCACCTTTCAGCTCAACTAGAGAGGCCGGAGCCAAATTTCAGTGTTTTAACTCATTCAAATAGTCTCTATTTTAATGCGtctcatgtatgtccatgcatgtcTTTAGATCATGACTGTTGACTTTTCTGCTGTCATAATCTCTCTAAACTTATTTTATCATTTGGCAAATTCGTTTGGATTGACATTTGATGTCAAATGGTAGATGTTTGGATCACCTAGGAAGACTTTCCTTTGTGTGTCATGCAAGAGACGGTCTAACTAAAAATTTGAATAATTGCCTttaggaaaaacaaaaataatttcatCAATTTGGACCTGTGGGGTGAGGCCATGAGGATGTCGGCAATTCGAGAAAGtgttatttatttgatttaaataattaaaaccaAAGCGAATTGTAGATTAAACGGTTTCACAGTTTTGAGTAAATAATTGGTTCAATTTCGATTAGGTTTTGACATACTTGAAGACCACGATGTTTTACTCTTTTCTCTTGATTCTTAGTGGATGATGGATCTTACTCCATGGATATAAACGATTTTTTAAAACTACGTAAATCTCGTCTTTTGTGTATTAGcttgtttcatttttattcttGTTAATAACTTTTTATGTTTTGGTCACCATCAAGATTGCTTCCTCCTCTTCGTCcgtattaattttttaataatatctctctctcatctGACTTCAACACCACCCAAGtcactaccaaaaaaaaaaaNNNNNNNNNNNNNNNNNNNNaacaaaaaaaaaaaaaaaccacccatCTTCTctcaattgggatttttttattctatcccacttctctttctcattcaattttattcaacaTCCCAttgttttaattgtttatttagtcaaattttttattcaatcccATTGAAACCCGTTTGTTGCAATCGGTAATGGATACAGAACCGGTCTACCGACTCTACCCCAATTTCAATCTGATCACTGGTCCAGATTGGTGCTTCAACAAATAGGATAGTGACAATTGGCTGATGATaccaagaaaaaattaaaaaaaattgataaaaaatggtaTTGAATTAGTAATGTTCCGAGTCGATACCAATACGAGTCACCCGATTCATATGATCCAATCTGATACATTGCCCTGCCCCATCCACCTGTGTCTCGTCTCAACCTCCCTTTCGCAAACCCACCCCGAtactaatttttattatttttaatatttgttctATCGTTTGTCACGTGTCACTATGCTATTTGTTGTAGCACCGATCCAGATTGGCGTCAGATCTATAATGATAAAGATCAATACTGTATTTGATACCACTTGCACAAGAGACGTTGCAAtggaattgaataaaaaaattaaggaaagaaaagattTCTATAAGAGAGTGTGGCCCTTGGCCCTTAGCATTTGGATTGGGATCCTCTTATAAGGGGTGATATTTTAGGTCTTATTCATAGTTGCTTGGACAATCGACATATATCCAAGATGTGAGATCTAATAGTTCTCAACACAGCATTTCTGTTCTGATTGGTAGAAGCACAACCACTGGATGACAGCTTGGACAAGTGTCAATTACTCAGATAACTGTGGGCTGACCTGGACGATCACTGCTTAGGAAAGGAGCCGGTTCCTTGCAACCAGACATATAGGGGTGAAATGACCAATTTGCCCCTTATGAAATTATGTGTTCCtaagaataagaaaatgaatTCGTCCATTTTTCGAGGTCTCAAAGAAGCATGAAAACACATAAGAAATGTGTAACTCTAGTTCGTTCGAAAATGGTAAAATCTTTGACGCAAGAAGAAGGAGTTGATCCATATCATCTTGACTTGGTTCtacttcttctatttttttaataatattgagTCTCGGATTCTTCTTCTATTCGATACCATCTCTATAGATGCTTCCTCGTGCATTACAATTAAACTTATTGTAAAGCGGGTTAACTGATCATTGTTAAGGCTgccaagtaggggtgtcaacggtccgggtcggtgcggtttcggtcctgttccaccggtttcggtgtgagtttggaagtgaccgaaaccgacccaataaggatttatcggtttcggtccggtgtcggtttcggtgcggtttgggttcgggttggtaccggtttggatttattaggttcatttcggtttggatcggtttttaaaccggtatggagccattaggaaacaaccaaatgatgaattgttgaacttcgatttcttaaatcgatttgtaaccgggttggttttgatttttggtctagtttgaattcgattttccatacaaatgtatacaaaactattcaaattttaatttttttaatgaattttggagtgtttcggtttcttaccggtttggtttcggtttcggtccgggttttgagccggtttcggtttggtttcgggttcatccggttttcggtgcggttcggtttggttttggggttacaatacttgaaaccgaaccgaaccaataaggcttcggttcggttcggtccgggttgttatcggttcagtccggccggttttaccggttcggtttaggaattgacacccctactgccAAGTGTTGGCTCCCAGTGTTGCAGAAGTAACTACCCTAGTTATGAGGAAATGATCCTGAGTCCCGATGGAAGCTGACATTGTTTTCCTCTTGCAATTTCCCCTCCTTTCCCCACTAACAGCCCAAATGGACCAAAAGTCaatgtcttctttttttccattaCTTTTCATTCAATTACTTGTATCTACTATAAGAACACTTTCTCAAAGTTGGATTGGCAATCCCAAGCGACTCGACACTCATATCagcaattaataaaataaaagcgtATTCAATGCACGAGGTTCTCGTATATCCCCATGAATCAAGAACGAGAACTACATAATCTTACCTTAAGAATGTTGAGAGAATATTTCCACCACTTAACCACAACAATCAAAACAAGAATTAGAAAACCAACCCTCTCTTGAATTTCCTAGGTATAAGGGGTACTCCTTCCACGAATGTGGCCTCACCTGTCCACCACATCTCCCACCCTCCATCTTCCTACTGACACTGCTCTGGCTCAGTGTCAGGGGGGATGGAGGGTAGGAAGATGGGGGGTAGACAAGTGACCTCCTTCCACTACTGCGTCTCAGTGTTTTTCTTATTAAATTGGGTTCTCAGCATTGAGCCTGGAACTTTGGAAGCATTGGCAAGGTGGACTTGCTTGGAGATCAGTCTGAGTCTCCAAATCAAAGCCCTTAGCATTTATGGGAGTAGCATTATTGCAGTAAGAAGGGGTTTAAACAAATTCATAATCCAGGTATGAAACAGCTGGGGGCTTATTCATGGTTGCAGGTTCTGTCCTCCATTATCTTTCCACCTCTTAGGAAACTTCAGGTTCAGGTTGGTccctttttcaaaattaaacccATTCTTTCCTGGAAGCAGCCACCAAAACCCAACTAGTAGGGACAAAGAAAAACAAGTCCAGACTGTCCTTTCTCTCACATCTACATAGTACACACACGAGGCTGGAGAGAAACTTCCCTTCGTTTAATGGCACTTTAGGTGATCTTTCTTTATTGACGTTGACATTCACGTAAGAGAATTAAATAATCTGATATCCATTATATATAGCTCCACCTCACCCATATCCAGAGCTCCAAACCAGCTTCtcatttcatattttcattCTTGATTGATCTCTCTCAGTAATCTATACCATCCAGTAATGGCGAATAAGGTCGTTTCCTCTGCTTTAGCATTAGCTAGATTTGTTGGGTTCTCAATGTTTCAGAGAATTCTCATCTGGGTCTTTAGAATTCAGTGGTTCTACtcaagttttctttctcttctccaatccaaacatgattttgtaattgaaaaatcaaagggtTCAAAGGTTTTGGCTGAGATGACAAACCAGAATCATGAATGCTCGGGAAGGTGGCTTTACTTCCAAGAAGAGACAGATGATGGGAAACTTTGCAGGGGAGAGGTGGAGACTGTGATGGAGAATTTGGGaatctttattaaaaaagaTGAGGAAAAGCTCCAGGAGAAATTGGGTTTGGAAGAGCTTTCAGCCCTGTTCGAGGAGGAGCCCAGCATTGAGGAGGTGAAGGAAGCGTTTGAAGTGTTTGATGAGAACAAAGATGGGTTCATAGATGCAAGGGAGTTGCAGAGAGTACTCTGTGGTTTGGGCTTTGTGGAAGGGTCAAAGATGCAGGATTGCAGATGGATGATTAGAGCTTTCGACATGAATGGAGATGGGAAGATAGATTTTGGCGAATTTGTGAAGTTTATGGAAAACAGCTTCTAATGAATTATATTATTTTGTACAATAGAGAACCCAACttgattcaaaaaaaatttttttttttggttcaaaaaagaaatcaatgttGATTCGATTTATACCCTTACGAGTCACTTATTTTGTGTATTCTATTTCTACCACCCAATGAAGGGGGAATCTCTTCACGAAAGGTGATTTATTACTATGATTCAAAACTTGGAATAGTATTtcactaaagaaaaaaaatttggaatagATGCTCTCATTCAATCCAATTGGAAGGTTAAATCTTGTGAATTAAGGAATTCTCTCTTCAACCACAATAGAATGAGAgcaatagcaaaaaaaaaattgagttacTAGCTTAAGTAAGACTGTATGAAGGGCCAATCTAGAGtcttaatatttttaaattagaaaaaagaagcttgaaagGTAGCATGACCCTTGCACCTAGATGCGGGGTGAAATGATCACCCCAACTCCCATAAAAGGTCGAAATTCTGTTGCTATTGATAGTTTTGCAAGTGTTCGTATTGGCCCTCATATTGGCACAAAGGCCACGTTGCCTCTTAGGGAAGGAACCCTTTTCCTTTCAAAATGTTAATAAATTTAAGCTTCATAAATGAAGATGAGACTGTGT is drawn from Macadamia integrifolia cultivar HAES 741 chromosome 7, SCU_Mint_v3, whole genome shotgun sequence and contains these coding sequences:
- the LOC122083501 gene encoding probable small nuclear ribonucleoprotein F, with product MATVPVNPKPFLNNLTGKPVIVKLKWGMEYKGYLVSVDSYMNLQLANTEEYIDGQFTGNLGEILIRCNNVLYLRGVPEDEELEEAEQD
- the LOC122083335 gene encoding probable calcium-binding protein CML45, which gives rise to MANKVVSSALALARFVGFSMFQRILIWVFRIQWFYSSFLSLLQSKHDFVIEKSKGSKVLAEMTNQNHECSGRWLYFQEETDDGKLCRGEVETVMENLGIFIKKDEEKLQEKLGLEELSALFEEEPSIEEVKEAFEVFDENKDGFIDARELQRVLCGLGFVEGSKMQDCRWMIRAFDMNGDGKIDFGEFVKFMENSF